The following are encoded in a window of Panicum virgatum strain AP13 chromosome 5N, P.virgatum_v5, whole genome shotgun sequence genomic DNA:
- the LOC120674520 gene encoding serine/threonine-protein phosphatase 7 long form homolog has protein sequence MKNEIQCLDLVMRKIDDDDGVRVPDVQSGPNQTGIVLDVGISPQEIPTRQNHPRDVPNNVGITPEIAPVHTVRGSNNVEWSNHDQEEPYENERAVDSDDDRPIPPLSAEDRKLIRQVCPDIDPDVPEFSDVWNLDKAYVEGREADLLECREHGDDEVLEDKKGIVFRDLPTLQRMALPHLLEHYYEENHRGRRIAVGEVLPLLCPRTHDRFLEMRYDDRYTPLLQRADLDVVSYQVHRGLPEINPAAITALVDRWRPETHSFHLPCGEMTVILEDAQKILGLSIRGCAVTGTCVSQGWRGRAEAFLGRALPAAAPNSRTSGVPLSWLRENFGECPEDANAETVSFYCRAWILHLFGIVLFPDSTGDTASWMYLPCLTDWDTAWGGYSWGAAVFGFLYRNLCEACRRTSRNPSIGGCVFLLQVWMWFRLPVGRPQTLDPRPWFEVVGHRLRPTAAYLWDQVRTNWARPEHAYVEYTNELDTLTPSMVIWQPFTEERLGPLQLSSMCHVDEDMYTMSNCPLICFYAVEFHLPHRVERQFGLQQEWPVRQMSTSVELHKIDRQKQKKTHDFEHLHRDYIDLWDQGTDLVEDDQQPHSNEQFREYLAWYCRVTRTRLRQQWTGVDYADIESSEDEDTVYDRSTREGRVVEAGPMFDRVVC, from the exons ATGAAGAATGAGATACAATGTCTTGATTTGGTTATGCGGAAG atcgatgatgatgatggggtTCGGGTCCCTGATGTGCAATCCGGTCCGAATCAAACTGGGATTGTTCTTGATGTTGGTATATCTCCTCAGGAGATACCTACTAGACAGAATCATCCAA GAGATGTCCCTAATAATGTAGGTATTACTCCAGAGATAGCACCAGTCCATACAGTGCGGGGCTCTAATAATGTGGAATGGTCGAATCATGATCAAGAGGAGCCTTATGAGAATGAAAGAGCTGTAGATTCAGATGATGACCGTCCTATACCCCCATTGAGCGCAGAAGATAGAAAGCTCATCAGACAAGTTTGTCCTGATATTGATCCAGACGTGCCAGAATTCAGTGATGTCTGGAATCTTGACAAGGCATATGTAGAAGGAAGAGAAGCTGATCTCTTAGAGTGTCGTGAGCATGGTGATGATGAAGTACTAGAAGATAAGAAGGGCATTGTTTTCAGGGACCTGCCTACACTGCAGAG GATGGCACTGCCCCACCTGTTGGAGCACTACTACGAGGAGAACCATCGAGGACGACGCATTGCAGTGGGGGAG GTACTGCCCCTGCTTTGTCCTCGAACCCATGACAGGTTCTTGGAGATGCGGTACGATGACAGGTACACCCCTCTGTTGCAGAGGGCTGACCTGGACGTTGTATCGTACCAGGTTCACCGCGGGTTGCCTGAAATCAACCCCGCGGCGATCACAGCTTTGGTTGATAG GTGGAGGCCGGAAACTCATAGTTTCCACCTACCTTGTGGTGAGATGACCGTGATACTTGAGGACGCTCAGAAGATCCTTGGTCTCAGCATTAGAGGGTGTGCAGTCACCGGCACGTGTGTGTCTCAGGGTTGGAGGGGCCGAGCGGAGGCCTTCCTTGGGAGAGCTCTTCCCGCAGCAGCGCCAAATTCCCGTACCTCGGGAGTACCTCTTTCCTGGCTCCGTGAGAACTTTGGCGAATGTCCGGAGGATGCTAACGCCGAGACTGTGAGCTTCTACTGCAGAGCTTGGATCCTCCATTTGTTCGGCATTGTTCTCTTTCCGGATAGCACTG GTGACACCGCTTCTTGGATGTACCTCCCTTGCCTGACGGACTGGGACACTGCGTGGGGGGGGTATAGCTGGGGTGCCGCAGTCTTTGGTTTCTTGTACCGCAACCTTTGCGAGGCATGTCGCCGTACTTCACGGAACCCATCCATTGGGGGGTGTGTGTTTCTTCTTCAGGTGTGGATGTGGTTTCGGTTACCAGTTGGGCGGCCGCAGACTCTTGATCCGCGTCCGTGGTTTGAGGTCGTCGGCCACCGCCTTAGACCCACTGCTGCTTACTTGTGGGACCAGGTCCGCACTAACTGGGCCAGACCAGAGCACGCTTATGTCGAGTACACGAACGAGTTGGACACACTTACTCCTTCCATG GTGATATGGCAGCCGTTCACGGAGGAGAGGCTGGGCCCCCTACAGTTAAGCTCTATGTGCCATGTGGATGAGGACATGTACACGATGTCGAACTGCCCATTGATTTGCTTCTATGCTGTGGAGTTCCACCTGCCGCACAGAGTTGAACGACAGTTTGGGTTGCAACAGGAGTGGCCTGTGCGTCAGATGTCGACGTCTGTGGAATTGCACAA GATTGATCGGCAGAAGCAAAAGAAGACTCACGATTTCGAGCACCTGCACCGAGACTACATCGATCTGTGGGACCAGGGCACAGACCTGGTGGAGGATGATCAGCAGCCCCACAGCAACGAGCAGTTTCGTGAGTACCTAGCTTGGTACTGCAGGGTGACACGCACGAGGCTACGGCAGCAGTGGACAGGAGTGGACTATGCCGACATAGAGTCTTCGGAGGACGAGGACACCGTGTACGACCGTTCTACTCGGGAGGGCAGAGTTGTTGAGGCTGGACCTATGTTCGATCGTGTGGTATGTTAG